One window of the Candidatus Jettenia sp. genome contains the following:
- a CDS encoding DUF2130 domain-containing protein: MSTKFSHDIIEPVPKGEHGGDVLHRVTSIPGQCCGTILWESKRTKNWSDGWLSKLREDQRAAKAEIAVIVSQTLPKGVETFELIDGVWVTHPRAALPVAVTLRHTLIEIASARQATDGQQTKMEMVYQYLTGPRFRQRVQAIVEAFSSMQEDLDKEKKVITKQWAKREEQIDRVMQATVGMYGDLQGIAGKTLQEIEGLGLQALESPGDSAD; this comes from the coding sequence TTGAGCACGAAATTTTCCCATGACATAATCGAACCTGTCCCGAAGGGAGAGCATGGAGGCGACGTATTGCATCGCGTTACAAGTATACCGGGTCAATGCTGTGGAACGATCTTATGGGAGTCAAAACGAACAAAGAACTGGAGCGATGGCTGGCTGTCAAAACTCAGGGAAGATCAACGTGCAGCCAAAGCAGAAATCGCTGTAATCGTCAGTCAGACCCTCCCAAAGGGTGTAGAAACATTCGAATTGATAGACGGTGTTTGGGTGACACATCCGAGAGCAGCGCTCCCCGTCGCCGTTACGCTCCGCCATACGCTGATCGAGATTGCTTCAGCTCGCCAGGCTACTGATGGTCAACAGACCAAGATGGAGATGGTCTATCAGTACCTTACTGGCCCAAGATTCCGCCAACGAGTTCAGGCTATTGTTGAGGCATTCTCATCAATGCAGGAAGACCTCGACAAGGAGAAGAAGGTTATAACAAAGCAATGGGCCAAACGTGAGGAACAGATTGATCGTGTCATGCAGGCGACTGTCGGTATGTATGGCGACTTGCAGGGGATTGCGGGAAAAACGCTACAGGAGATTGAAGGATTGGGCTTACAAGCATTGGAATCTCCAGGCGATAGCGCAGATTAA
- the tyrS gene encoding tyrosine--tRNA ligase, with product MQLVTELDLGGSMFKDADEQLETILRGTVDVVTKEELIKKLARSVKENKPLRIKLGLDPTAPDIHIGNAIPIHKLRAFQSLGHTAILIIGDYTATVGDPSGVNKTRPMITYEKVLENAKTYLTQASKILDLNKTEVVYNSQWFKKMTFHDVIQLTSKMTVARMMERDDFTKRYHAGVPISVHEFIYPLMQGYDSVMVKSDVELGGTDQLFSLLVGRDLQKDAGMEPQIALTTALLEGIDGNKKMSKSLGNYIGITESPQEIFGKAMSIQDDLMGKYFELATDLSTDEIKQLLDPIRTHPRTAKVTLARAIVRRYHGDKEAEASAAEFDRIFKEHALPDKIPDIVLSPDELKDGKIWIAQLIVLCGFATTNSEARRLIQQGGVRVDSEIIDCPTLNVEIKSGMILKVGKRRFARIVLP from the coding sequence ATGCAACTTGTAACAGAATTGGACCTTGGAGGTAGCATGTTTAAGGATGCGGATGAACAATTAGAGACTATATTGCGTGGAACTGTAGATGTTGTTACAAAAGAGGAACTTATAAAAAAACTGGCAAGGTCCGTAAAAGAGAATAAGCCACTTCGCATAAAATTAGGACTGGATCCAACCGCTCCCGATATTCATATCGGAAATGCCATCCCTATACATAAACTGCGTGCATTCCAGTCACTTGGCCATACTGCTATTCTCATTATTGGGGATTATACTGCAACGGTAGGTGATCCTTCGGGAGTTAATAAAACGCGTCCCATGATTACCTATGAAAAAGTTTTAGAAAATGCAAAAACATATCTTACACAGGCCAGTAAGATACTTGATTTGAATAAGACAGAAGTGGTGTATAATAGTCAATGGTTCAAGAAAATGACCTTTCATGATGTTATTCAGCTTACGTCAAAAATGACTGTAGCCAGAATGATGGAACGGGATGATTTTACAAAACGTTATCATGCGGGTGTCCCCATTAGTGTGCATGAATTCATCTACCCTCTTATGCAGGGGTATGATTCCGTAATGGTAAAAAGCGATGTAGAACTGGGAGGAACGGATCAGTTATTTAGCTTGCTTGTGGGAAGGGACCTGCAAAAGGATGCAGGTATGGAACCGCAGATCGCATTGACTACAGCTCTCCTGGAAGGAATCGATGGAAATAAGAAAATGAGTAAGAGTCTGGGGAATTATATCGGTATAACCGAATCGCCTCAAGAGATATTTGGTAAGGCGATGTCTATTCAGGACGACTTGATGGGTAAGTATTTCGAACTTGCGACAGACTTGAGTACGGATGAGATTAAACAATTGCTTGATCCCATTCGCACTCACCCGCGTACTGCAAAGGTAACTTTAGCCAGGGCTATTGTTCGGCGTTACCATGGTGATAAGGAAGCAGAAGCATCCGCTGCAGAGTTTGACCGTATTTTTAAGGAACATGCACTTCCGGATAAAATTCCTGATATCGTGCTATCACCTGATGAGCTAAAGGACGGTAAGATATGGATTGCTCAGCTTATCGTTCTCTGTGGTTTTGCAACTACGAACAGTGAGGCACGCCGATTGATACAGCAAGGTGGAGTAAGGGTTGATAGTGAGATTATTGATTGTCCCACCCTGAATGTTGAGATAAAGTCTGGTATGATCCTTAAGGTAGGAAAGCGCAGATTTGCACGTATAGTATTACCATAA
- a CDS encoding winged helix-turn-helix transcriptional regulator, whose translation MFQEHETTPFEEKINKDVTWDDISKEKIQNFLKESDVSIRKIVPRDILTSLSIAQDGKITNAGILFFAKNPCKFILQSQMTLIAFKGGDRVHIYDRQDVQDDLLTQFNTAVLFLMKHLNRRSEIKGVNRKDIYEIPFEALREAVANAITHRDYSVRGTSLMVEVYDDRVEIVNPGVFPGAKRSDFGKISVRRNERIADLFFRMDKAERAGTGIKRMKEAMAGAELPAPIIRQTGFYTIIFKRPREKGEIKGQKKVGEKGRESKEKSKEKSKEKSKEKIFRLMIENSAITIQEIAEILGMSLAGVEKSIRTLKQQGRLRRIGPDKGGHWEIINTQTLTT comes from the coding sequence ATGTTTCAGGAACACGAAACAACTCCATTTGAAGAAAAGATCAATAAAGATGTTACATGGGATGACATATCAAAGGAAAAGATACAGAATTTCCTAAAAGAATCGGATGTCAGCATTAGGAAAATAGTTCCACGTGACATTCTGACAAGTTTAAGCATAGCGCAGGATGGCAAGATAACCAATGCAGGCATACTTTTCTTTGCTAAAAATCCCTGCAAGTTTATCCTTCAGTCGCAAATGACACTGATTGCCTTTAAGGGAGGAGATCGTGTGCACATCTATGACAGGCAGGATGTGCAGGATGACCTTCTTACCCAGTTCAATACAGCGGTGCTTTTCCTTATGAAACATTTAAACCGCCGCAGCGAGATAAAAGGCGTGAACCGCAAAGACATCTATGAGATACCATTTGAGGCATTGCGCGAGGCTGTTGCAAATGCGATAACCCACCGTGATTACAGCGTGAGAGGTACAAGTCTGATGGTGGAGGTTTATGATGATCGGGTTGAAATAGTCAATCCTGGTGTATTCCCCGGTGCAAAAAGGAGTGATTTCGGCAAGATTTCTGTAAGGAGAAATGAGCGGATTGCAGACCTTTTTTTCCGGATGGACAAAGCAGAAAGGGCTGGCACAGGAATCAAGCGGATGAAAGAAGCTATGGCGGGGGCTGAACTTCCTGCACCCATCATCAGGCAGACCGGATTTTATACAATTATATTCAAAAGGCCTCGTGAAAAAGGAGAAATTAAAGGGCAAAAAAAGGTGGGGGAAAAGGGTAGAGAAAGTAAGGAGAAAAGTAAGGAGAAAAGTAAGGAGAAAAGTAAGGAGAAAATTTTCCGCCTCATGATTGAAAACTCGGCAATTACGATACAGGAGATTGCAGAAATACTTGGGATGAGCCTTGCCGGTGTTGAAAAATCTATCCGAACACTTAAACAGCAGGGACGTCTGCGCCGTATCGGTCCCGACAAAGGCGGACATTGGGAGATTATTAATACCCAAACCCTAACAACATAA
- a CDS encoding CPBP family intramembrane metalloprotease has protein sequence MPDGRWNIKDAIKVFLAYLMLMFIGMPVIVQIIQVIFGYDALDNIGNRIVVLFFSFFINVSVCFYIFYIVGVEHHQPITALGLSSVHLSDNIKQGIKYYLIALPFIVFAGFIVNLISSYYNTAPDMQDVVKWVLEEKSLFVIICLIFFGIIVAPILEEILFRGFLQSALKNTFGGRYALVISASLFAAVHMDVFAFLQIFILGILLGYLYEKTQTLAASIFVHILHNSLTLIFLLYFKYFLKGKVPVF, from the coding sequence ATGCCTGATGGTCGTTGGAATATAAAGGATGCTATAAAGGTTTTCCTGGCATATCTTATGCTCATGTTTATTGGTATGCCTGTAATTGTGCAGATTATCCAAGTAATTTTTGGTTATGATGCTCTGGACAATATTGGAAATCGTATCGTAGTTCTCTTCTTTTCCTTTTTTATTAATGTATCAGTTTGTTTCTATATATTTTATATTGTAGGTGTGGAACATCATCAACCGATTACAGCTCTGGGTTTATCTTCGGTACATTTATCGGACAACATAAAACAAGGCATTAAGTATTATCTGATTGCGCTTCCTTTTATTGTGTTTGCAGGTTTTATCGTCAACCTGATTTCCAGTTATTACAATACGGCTCCTGATATGCAAGATGTTGTTAAATGGGTGTTAGAAGAAAAATCACTCTTCGTTATAATCTGTCTTATATTCTTTGGAATTATTGTTGCCCCCATCCTTGAAGAAATCTTATTTCGCGGATTTCTTCAATCAGCATTGAAAAATACCTTTGGAGGCCGGTATGCCCTGGTGATAAGCGCATCTCTTTTTGCTGCTGTACATATGGATGTATTTGCTTTTTTACAGATATTCATCTTGGGTATACTCCTGGGTTATTTATACGAGAAGACTCAAACTCTGGCGGCTTCCATCTTCGTACATATCTTACACAATTCGTTAACTCTTATTTTTTTATTATATTTTAAATATTTCTTAAAAGGAAAGGTTCCGGTATTTTAG
- a CDS encoding DEAD/DEAH box helicase family protein → MGSFLQQELEKIKTSYPTCTDFERDFPSICFSLATGVGKTRLMGTFVVYLYLLKGMRNFFVLAPNITIYNKLIEDFSNPTSPKYVFQGIGEFVHKQPRIITDDNYNEIHQTKMFMN, encoded by the coding sequence GTGGGTTCTTTCCTTCAGCAAGAACTTGAAAAAATCAAAACCAGTTACCCTACTTGTACTGACTTTGAGAGAGATTTCCCGTCGATCTGTTTTTCGTTGGCTACCGGGGTTGGCAAAACCCGACTTATGGGGACATTTGTAGTTTACCTGTATTTGTTAAAAGGCATGAGAAACTTTTTTGTTTTGGCTCCCAATATCACCATCTATAACAAATTGATCGAAGATTTCTCCAATCCCACCAGTCCTAAGTATGTATTTCAGGGTATCGGTGAGTTTGTTCACAAACAGCCACGTATTATTACAGATGATAATTATAACGAAATTCATCAGACAAAAATGTTCATGAATTAA
- a CDS encoding DUF559 domain-containing protein, whose product MKRKVILPYNPKLKEVARRLRKSGTLSEVLLWRYLKGKQLLGYDFDRQKPIDNYIVDFFCNELMLAIEIDGISHENKSEEDKIRQSKLESLGVRFLRFYDTDIKKNIQGVLWVIENWIKEHATLPTPNPSQEGNFKR is encoded by the coding sequence ATGAAACGAAAAGTTATTTTACCATATAATCCAAAGTTAAAAGAAGTTGCACGACGTTTGAGAAAAAGCGGCACTTTATCCGAAGTACTTTTGTGGAGATATTTAAAAGGGAAGCAATTGCTGGGATATGATTTTGATCGCCAAAAACCTATTGATAATTATATTGTAGATTTCTTCTGTAATGAATTGATGTTAGCAATCGAAATTGATGGTATCAGTCATGAAAACAAGAGTGAAGAAGATAAAATAAGACAATCAAAATTGGAATCTCTTGGAGTAAGGTTCCTAAGATTTTATGATACAGACATAAAGAAGAATATTCAAGGTGTTTTATGGGTTATTGAAAATTGGATTAAAGAACATGCAACATTACCCACCCCTAACCCCTCCCAAGAGGGGAATTTTAAAAGGTAA
- a CDS encoding ATP-binding protein: protein MDVNKVQILVQEGEGLTVEFKEHFTPQIDEDIVAFANTKGGIILLGVRDDRTVSGEKLTNDIKARINSVARNCNPPVQGISGDLTVQHRR, encoded by the coding sequence ATGGATGTCAATAAAGTACAAATACTTGTTCAGGAAGGCGAAGGCCTCACCGTTGAATTCAAAGAACATTTTACCCCCCAGATTGATGAAGATATTGTCGCATTTGCAAACACCAAGGGTGGGATTATTCTTTTGGGCGTTAGAGATGACAGGACTGTAAGTGGCGAAAAGCTGACAAATGATATAAAAGCCCGAATCAATTCTGTTGCAAGGAACTGTAATCCCCCAGTTCAGGGTATTTCAGGAGACTTGACGGTACAACACAGAAGATGA
- the sugE gene encoding quaternary ammonium compound efflux SMR transporter SugE, which produces MAWIYLLTAGFFEIGWAIGLKYTEGFTRFWPSIWTVFAMIASFFFLSKAVTIIPIGMAYAIWTGIGAVGTVILGMVLFGESSDPFRIVFIGLIIAGIIGLKFS; this is translated from the coding sequence ATGGCATGGATTTATCTTTTGACCGCTGGTTTTTTTGAAATTGGATGGGCAATTGGCCTGAAATATACGGAAGGTTTTACCCGGTTTTGGCCAAGTATTTGGACTGTGTTTGCCATGATAGCGAGCTTTTTTTTCCTGTCAAAGGCCGTTACTATTATTCCAATAGGGATGGCGTATGCAATTTGGACGGGTATCGGAGCGGTCGGCACTGTAATTCTCGGTATGGTGTTATTTGGTGAATCTTCCGACCCATTCCGTATTGTTTTTATCGGTCTGATTATAGCAGGGATTATTGGACTTAAGTTTTCTTAA
- a CDS encoding dienelactone hydrolase family protein, whose protein sequence is MCRLFLIIPFLLIVVPFCYGHDADSQGQLLIRKYLESTHADEMENILQELDGLNISLNTGKEWIKTSANYTSQPLGLQRKLVPIGEKHGEYFVYTPSHYVPDKSWPMILILHGVGSRGYELAMVWLRSSAHNDEFILVAPTYGHGLWWKDEAERLILSVFDKMKQEYNIDTDRVYLTGFSSGGHGAWYMALRYPHFFAAISPIAGECPIPSFLVNLMHVPAYIVHGAQDTVIPAEAARDALSRLEKLNYRVAYKELPEMKHRFPLDETGEILGWFRANERLLYPKKLRFSTESIRYSVSYWVEILEFSEIVGQVSGVQKDISGHLMRSEALPVTASVEANIKDENNEIFLVTQGVKAIRLYLENRLIDMERPLKVYINGKMVYSEKVNENVRVILDTVKKRNDRKALFSAYLDLKVPFE, encoded by the coding sequence ATGTGTAGACTTTTTCTCATCATTCCATTCTTACTCATAGTCGTGCCTTTTTGCTACGGACATGACGCGGATTCTCAAGGCCAGTTATTAATTCGCAAATATCTCGAGAGTACTCATGCAGATGAAATGGAGAATATCCTGCAAGAACTGGATGGATTAAACATCAGTTTAAATACGGGTAAGGAATGGATTAAAACTTCAGCAAACTATACATCTCAACCGTTGGGTTTACAAAGGAAATTGGTACCTATTGGGGAAAAACATGGCGAGTACTTTGTATATACCCCATCTCATTATGTGCCTGATAAATCATGGCCGATGATTCTGATACTCCATGGGGTTGGCAGCAGAGGTTACGAGCTAGCGATGGTATGGTTAAGGTCATCGGCACATAACGATGAATTTATCCTTGTAGCCCCTACATACGGTCATGGGTTATGGTGGAAGGATGAGGCGGAGAGGCTTATACTTTCGGTATTTGATAAGATGAAACAGGAATACAATATTGATACCGACAGGGTTTACCTTACTGGATTTTCAAGTGGTGGTCATGGCGCATGGTATATGGCACTTCGTTATCCCCATTTCTTTGCAGCTATAAGTCCTATTGCGGGTGAGTGCCCCATACCTTCTTTTCTGGTAAATCTGATGCATGTGCCGGCCTATATTGTGCATGGCGCTCAAGATACTGTCATTCCAGCAGAAGCGGCAAGGGATGCTCTTTCAAGACTGGAGAAGCTTAACTATCGTGTTGCTTATAAGGAACTGCCTGAAATGAAACATCGGTTTCCTCTTGACGAGACCGGAGAAATTCTTGGTTGGTTCCGTGCGAATGAAAGATTGCTCTATCCGAAGAAGCTGCGATTCTCTACAGAATCTATAAGATATTCTGTATCTTATTGGGTCGAAATTTTAGAATTTTCCGAGATAGTAGGTCAGGTTTCCGGAGTTCAAAAGGACATTTCAGGGCATTTAATGAGGTCTGAAGCATTGCCGGTAACGGCATCCGTTGAGGCTAACATAAAGGATGAAAATAATGAAATCTTCCTGGTAACTCAGGGTGTTAAGGCTATACGCCTGTATCTCGAAAATAGACTTATAGATATGGAAAGACCTTTGAAGGTGTATATTAACGGTAAGATGGTATATTCTGAAAAAGTGAATGAGAATGTACGGGTTATTCTTGATACCGTGAAGAAGAGGAACGACCGGAAAGCATTATTTTCTGCATATCTCGATTTGAAAGTTCCCTTTGAATAA
- the argC gene encoding N-acetyl-gamma-glutamyl-phosphate reductase, translating to MINIGIIGATAYTSLELIKILLRHPEVKIAYLGVRRADRPKISDIFPSLKSMLDLPCETIEQKEVPDTLDLAFITLPPTISMQYVPLFTKQGIKVIDLSADYRFRDKSLYEKWYKAQHTDDKGIETAVYGLPELFRNEIKKTNLVGNPGCYTTSTILALAPLLAKGLICSDDIIVDAKSGVSGRGREPREDTHYCECNENIEAYSIGGHRHSPEIEHILSLKTGQKISIQFVPHLIPMNRGILCTIYAKPKHKLRETNIILSDEEVRKLYKEFYSNEPFIRLKGENEIPKTKDVIYTNFCDIATKVTENRIIILSTIDNLIKGASGQAVQNMNIMCGFDEKTGLL from the coding sequence ATGATAAACATAGGGATAATCGGTGCCACAGCTTATACCAGCCTTGAACTCATAAAAATTCTTCTACGCCACCCGGAAGTAAAGATTGCCTATCTCGGTGTACGCAGAGCAGACCGGCCTAAGATATCAGATATCTTCCCATCATTGAAGTCAATGCTTGATTTACCGTGCGAAACTATTGAGCAGAAAGAAGTCCCTGATACTCTTGACCTGGCTTTTATCACCTTGCCACCAACCATTTCTATGCAGTACGTCCCGCTCTTTACGAAACAAGGAATCAAGGTTATAGATCTTAGCGCCGATTATCGTTTCCGCGATAAATCGCTTTACGAAAAATGGTACAAGGCGCAGCATACCGATGATAAAGGCATAGAGACGGCCGTATATGGACTTCCGGAACTTTTCAGGAATGAAATTAAAAAGACAAATCTCGTAGGAAACCCGGGCTGTTATACTACCTCAACGATATTAGCATTAGCCCCCTTGCTTGCAAAAGGGCTTATCTGTTCAGACGATATTATCGTGGATGCAAAATCGGGCGTATCAGGACGCGGACGTGAGCCAAGAGAGGATACCCATTACTGTGAGTGCAATGAGAATATTGAGGCTTACAGCATAGGAGGTCACCGCCATAGCCCGGAAATTGAACATATTCTCTCTCTTAAAACAGGTCAAAAAATATCTATCCAATTTGTTCCACATCTCATTCCCATGAACCGTGGAATCTTGTGTACGATCTACGCCAAGCCAAAACATAAGCTAAGAGAGACCAATATAATCCTTAGTGACGAGGAGGTACGTAAACTCTACAAAGAATTTTACAGCAACGAGCCCTTTATCCGTCTGAAAGGGGAAAATGAAATACCTAAGACAAAGGACGTAATCTACACAAATTTTTGCGATATTGCCACAAAGGTTACCGAGAACCGCATTATTATCCTTTCTACCATTGATAACCTCATCAAAGGCGCTTCCGGCCAGGCAGTGCAAAATATGAATATAATGTGCGGATTTGACGAAAAGACGGGATTGTTATAG
- a CDS encoding secondary thiamine-phosphate synthase enzyme YjbQ: protein MEKILVKTQGRAEFIDITVDVNRIVQKSGAQEGVCYVYVPHTTAAVTVNENADPSVQRDIISELNKIVPWDGRYSHTEGNSAAHIKSTLVGSSVSIPISDGRLALGTWQGIYFCEFDGPRNREVFVQAMGNV, encoded by the coding sequence ATGGAGAAAATACTGGTAAAAACACAGGGAAGAGCAGAGTTTATTGATATAACAGTTGATGTAAACAGAATTGTTCAAAAATCAGGAGCTCAAGAAGGGGTATGTTATGTTTATGTGCCTCATACAACAGCCGCCGTTACTGTTAATGAGAATGCCGACCCTTCTGTCCAAAGGGATATAATAAGTGAACTTAATAAGATAGTACCCTGGGATGGCCGTTATAGTCATACGGAAGGGAACTCCGCTGCTCATATCAAATCTACCCTTGTAGGTTCATCTGTTTCTATTCCTATCTCAGATGGGAGATTAGCTCTGGGTACATGGCAGGGTATTTATTTCTGTGAATTTGATGGACCTAGAAATAGAGAAGTATTTGTCCAAGCCATGGGAAATGTATAA
- a CDS encoding nucleoside deaminase, whose amino-acid sequence MRLAIHKAREGIENGQTPFGACIVKGKEVISCTHNIVWQTMDITAHAEVNAIREACKKLSTVDLSGCVIYSTCEPCPMCFSACHWAKIAKIMYGTRVDDAKKIGFNELTILNKEMKQFGNSPVEIAGDLLREENLELFKIWYNRTDKRVY is encoded by the coding sequence ATGAGGCTTGCTATCCATAAGGCAAGGGAGGGTATTGAGAATGGGCAAACACCTTTTGGGGCGTGTATAGTGAAGGGCAAAGAGGTTATCAGTTGTACTCATAATATTGTCTGGCAAACTATGGATATAACCGCCCATGCTGAAGTGAATGCGATCAGAGAAGCATGTAAGAAATTGAGTACGGTTGACTTGTCGGGTTGTGTAATTTATTCTACTTGTGAGCCGTGTCCTATGTGCTTTAGCGCTTGTCATTGGGCGAAGATCGCAAAAATCATGTATGGCACACGGGTTGACGATGCAAAAAAGATAGGATTTAATGAGCTTACTATTTTAAATAAGGAGATGAAACAGTTTGGCAATAGTCCGGTTGAAATTGCCGGCGACCTTCTCCGGGAAGAGAATTTAGAACTTTTTAAAATCTGGTATAATCGAACGGATAAAAGGGTATACTGA
- a CDS encoding site-specific DNA-methyltransferase gives MLIYGDNLLALKALEQNFAGKIKCIYIDPPYNTGNAFEHYNDGLEHSIWLSLMRPRIEILHRLLRDDGTIWISIDDDECHYLKVLCDEVFGRKNFVNNVIWEKKFSPQNDAKWLSDSHDHILVYAKNKDLWRPNLLPKTAEMDSRYKNPDNDPRGLWTSSDLSVKTYTPNTDYPITLPSGRVVNPTESRCWAVSKEKFQELVEDNRIWFGESGNNMPRLKRFLSEVQEGTVSKTIWFRTEVGDNQEAKEEIKAFNSEEFLLLPSLNA, from the coding sequence ATGCTTATTTATGGTGATAATCTTCTTGCCCTAAAAGCCCTTGAACAGAACTTTGCCGGAAAAATCAAATGCATCTATATTGACCCACCATATAACACAGGTAATGCCTTTGAACATTATAATGATGGGTTAGAGCATTCTATTTGGCTGAGTCTGATGAGACCAAGGATAGAGATATTGCACAGACTGTTGCGTGATGATGGAACGATTTGGATTTCTATTGATGATGATGAATGTCATTATTTGAAGGTATTGTGTGATGAGGTTTTTGGAAGAAAAAATTTTGTAAATAATGTTATCTGGGAAAAGAAGTTTTCTCCGCAAAATGATGCAAAATGGCTTTCTGACAGTCACGACCATATCCTGGTCTATGCCAAAAACAAAGATTTGTGGAGACCGAATCTGTTGCCAAAAACAGCAGAAATGGATTCCCGATATAAGAATCCTGATAATGATCCAAGAGGATTGTGGACATCATCAGATTTATCTGTTAAGACGTACACTCCTAATACTGATTATCCCATAACACTTCCTTCTGGAAGAGTAGTAAATCCAACTGAATCTCGATGTTGGGCTGTATCAAAAGAAAAATTTCAGGAATTGGTTGAAGACAATCGAATTTGGTTCGGAGAATCAGGGAATAATATGCCAAGGTTAAAAAGATTCCTATCTGAAGTTCAAGAAGGTACTGTATCTAAAACTATTTGGTTTAGGACTGAGGTTGGCGATAATCAGGAAGCAAAGGAAGAAATCAAAGCCTTTAATAGTGAAGAGTTTTTACTACTCCCAAGCCTGAACGCTTAA
- a CDS encoding DUF1016 N-terminal domain-containing protein, with protein MQHYPPLTPPKRGILKGKQRAEYGASLIEELAKRLTIEYGHGFNKTNLWYMRQFYLSFQNLHALRGELTWTHYRLLLKIEKREKELIELEIKLSKDKKMNRIAMVIKNRLSLRPPQADSLNILAELADKLTLKKHTPSSSRERNKLTPNPSQEGNKKKSSHGRGFRGGFFPSART; from the coding sequence ATGCAACATTACCCACCCCTAACCCCTCCCAAGAGGGGAATTTTAAAAGGTAAACAGCGGGCTGAATATGGCGCATCTCTTATCGAAGAGCTTGCTAAAAGACTAACGATTGAATACGGTCATGGGTTTAATAAAACCAATCTCTGGTACATGAGACAATTTTATCTTTCTTTCCAGAATCTCCACGCACTGCGTGGAGAATTGACATGGACACATTACAGATTGTTGTTAAAAATAGAAAAGCGTGAAAAAGAGTTGATCGAATTGGAAATAAAACTGAGCAAGGACAAAAAAATGAACCGCATAGCCATGGTAATTAAAAATCGCCTAAGTCTCCGCCCACCTCAGGCAGATAGCCTGAATATACTGGCAGAGTTAGCTGATAAATTGACCCTTAAAAAACACACCCCTAGCTCCTCTCGAGAAAGGAATAAACTCACCCCTAACCCCTCCCAAGAGGGAAATAAAAAAAAGTCCTCTCACGGGAGGGGATTCAGAGGTGGGTTCTTTCCTTCAGCAAGAACTTGA